One segment of Shewanella piezotolerans WP3 DNA contains the following:
- a CDS encoding LysR family transcriptional regulator — translation MPDLNGMMLFAAVVRAQGFSQAARETGMPKSTISRKVAQLEEQLGVRLLQRDTRNLSLTQVGALFFQHCTSISDEIEAAKATIENTHNDVSGSLRVAIPVSFSQELIANLCSGFMRLYPNVELDVQFTDNDVGLVGEGYDIAIKYGPLQSSDLVARLLFERQPILVASPSYLKTHGTPANPQELATHSGILLGTSRSAPIWPLGKGTRKTMVNFKRKVRVNSAVMVKQLVMDDFGIAMLSNSVCKNELASGSLVPILQEWPMEAFKVYGVYSSRRQLATNISVFLDFFHKRFTSQESLQSLMV, via the coding sequence ATGCCAGATTTAAACGGTATGATGCTGTTTGCAGCGGTTGTTAGAGCCCAAGGTTTCTCTCAAGCCGCCCGCGAAACAGGCATGCCAAAATCAACGATTAGTCGAAAGGTTGCCCAGCTAGAAGAGCAACTCGGAGTTCGGCTTTTACAGCGAGATACCCGTAATCTGAGCTTAACTCAGGTTGGCGCGCTATTTTTCCAGCATTGCACCAGTATAAGCGATGAAATAGAAGCTGCCAAAGCGACTATCGAAAACACCCACAATGATGTCTCTGGCTCATTGAGGGTGGCTATTCCTGTCTCTTTCAGCCAAGAGCTTATCGCCAACCTTTGTAGTGGTTTTATGCGGCTGTATCCAAATGTAGAGCTCGACGTGCAGTTTACCGATAATGACGTTGGATTGGTCGGTGAAGGTTACGACATCGCGATTAAGTATGGTCCTTTGCAATCAAGCGATTTAGTGGCAAGGTTATTATTCGAACGCCAACCGATATTAGTAGCAAGCCCAAGCTATTTGAAAACTCATGGCACCCCAGCCAACCCACAAGAGCTGGCAACACATAGTGGTATATTATTAGGTACATCGCGCTCAGCACCTATCTGGCCCTTAGGAAAAGGGACACGCAAGACGATGGTGAATTTTAAGCGTAAAGTCAGAGTTAATAGCGCGGTGATGGTCAAACAGCTTGTGATGGATGATTTTGGCATTGCTATGTTATCCAATTCCGTCTGCAAGAATGAATTGGCCAGCGGCTCTCTCGTCCCCATTTTACAAGAGTGGCCTATGGAAGCCTTTAAAGTGTATGGCGTCTATTCGAGTCGTCGTCAGCTGGCGACCAACATTAGCGTATTTTTAGATTTCTTCCATAAGCGCTTCACTAGCCAAGAGTCACTGCAATCTTTGATGGTGTAA
- the blaOXA gene encoding class D beta-lactamase has translation MTKLISLLLFTILAAAALIVDASDNDDHSVQFTEQRLAPQLTTHWDSVFLQHSVEGVLVLFDPLKQTLTTNDLSRASKGFIPASTFKIANGLIGLELEVVADAEQAYPWDRQQRAFKAWNQDHTFTSAFKYSVVPIFQQIARDIGKQRMANMLASLEYGNQKLGPELESFWLNGDIRISAIEQLQFLQKLHDEKLSMSRRSQQIIKQVMLAESNDDYRIFGKTGFANKGDEYIGWWIGWIETDERTVYFSLNLDLTNIQQASLRKAIVKQIFQSERMM, from the coding sequence ATGACAAAATTAATATCGCTGTTGCTGTTCACCATTTTGGCTGCAGCAGCACTCATTGTTGATGCCAGTGATAATGATGACCATAGCGTTCAGTTTACTGAGCAAAGGTTGGCGCCGCAGTTAACCACACACTGGGACTCAGTATTTCTGCAACACTCAGTTGAGGGAGTGTTAGTGCTTTTTGATCCCCTGAAGCAGACATTAACCACTAACGATCTAAGTCGAGCTAGTAAAGGCTTCATTCCTGCATCGACCTTTAAGATTGCCAATGGATTAATTGGTTTGGAGTTAGAGGTGGTTGCAGATGCTGAACAAGCCTATCCGTGGGATAGGCAACAGCGTGCCTTTAAAGCTTGGAACCAAGACCACACCTTTACAAGCGCATTCAAGTATTCAGTCGTACCAATATTCCAACAAATTGCCCGAGATATAGGTAAACAGCGGATGGCTAATATGCTGGCAAGCCTAGAGTATGGTAACCAGAAGCTGGGCCCCGAACTGGAAAGTTTTTGGCTTAATGGGGATATACGCATAAGCGCAATCGAGCAGCTGCAATTTTTGCAAAAATTGCACGATGAGAAGTTATCCATGAGCCGTCGTTCACAGCAGATCATCAAACAGGTGATGTTAGCTGAATCGAATGATGATTATCGTATCTTTGGCAAGACAGGCTTCGCCAATAAAGGCGACGAATATATCGGCTGGTGGATAGGCTGGATAGAAACTGATGAGCGAACTGTTTATTTTTCGTTAAACCTAGATCTGACCAATATACAACAAGCATCACTACGAAAAGCGATAGTGAAACAGATCTTTCAGTCAGAGCGGATGATGTAA
- a CDS encoding SprT family zinc-dependent metalloprotease produces the protein MFKALNPFKSKQLKANSLVDHPQATFTDPLQQSIVAQVEDCYQTAESALSRQFPRPEVNFKLRGKSAGTAHLQLNKLRFNPLLLKDNPQAFIDDVVPHEICHLLAFQLFGRVKPHGIEWQRLMRQLYQRQPRTTHSFNTQSVEGRTFEYFCGCGSVNLSIRRHNKVVRGDSQYRCRKCGQNLRNTK, from the coding sequence ATGTTCAAAGCGCTTAACCCTTTCAAGTCTAAACAATTAAAAGCCAACTCCCTGGTAGATCATCCGCAGGCGACATTCACCGATCCTCTGCAGCAATCAATAGTGGCTCAGGTAGAAGATTGTTATCAAACCGCGGAATCGGCATTGTCACGGCAGTTCCCACGGCCAGAGGTTAACTTTAAACTACGCGGAAAAAGCGCTGGTACGGCACATTTGCAACTCAACAAGCTACGCTTTAATCCACTGCTATTAAAAGATAATCCTCAAGCATTTATCGATGATGTGGTACCTCATGAGATCTGTCATTTACTAGCCTTTCAGCTCTTTGGCAGGGTTAAACCTCACGGCATTGAGTGGCAACGCTTAATGCGGCAACTTTACCAACGCCAGCCCCGTACGACCCACAGCTTTAACACTCAGTCAGTAGAGGGCAGAACTTTTGAGTATTTCTGTGGCTGCGGTTCAGTAAACCTCAGTATTCGACGTCACAATAAAGTTGTACGTGGAGACAGTCAGTACCGTTGTCGTAAATGCGGTCAAAACTTGCGTAATACAAAATAA
- a CDS encoding endonuclease, with the protein MIGFTPLQSFAEAKQPTSFSQAKRLAKKLYIESLPISSFYCGCDIKVEGKKWRTDFSRCGYQVRKQQKRAARIEWEHIVPAWEFGHQRQCWQQGGRKNCGKTDKLFKKMESDLHNLVPAIGEVNGDRSNYRFSQWNAKPVQYGQCEISVDFKSRKVQPPSYTRGQIARIYLYMQRTYALQISSSQLKLFKAWDKSYPVDTIECKRDQAIANVQGNHNHFVQTQCQQLISASNIAE; encoded by the coding sequence ATTATAGGGTTTACTCCTTTACAGAGCTTCGCCGAAGCCAAGCAACCAACCAGTTTCAGTCAAGCAAAACGCTTAGCCAAAAAGCTTTATATTGAGTCTTTGCCAATCAGCAGCTTTTATTGTGGTTGTGACATTAAAGTTGAAGGTAAAAAGTGGCGTACTGATTTTAGCCGCTGTGGCTATCAGGTGCGTAAGCAGCAAAAAAGAGCCGCGAGAATTGAGTGGGAACATATCGTCCCGGCGTGGGAGTTCGGTCATCAACGCCAATGTTGGCAACAAGGAGGCCGTAAAAATTGTGGAAAAACGGATAAACTCTTTAAGAAAATGGAGTCGGATCTACACAACTTAGTCCCCGCTATTGGCGAAGTGAATGGCGATCGCAGTAACTATCGCTTTAGCCAGTGGAATGCCAAGCCCGTACAATATGGTCAATGTGAGATAAGCGTGGACTTTAAATCTCGAAAAGTGCAGCCGCCTAGCTATACTCGAGGGCAAATAGCCCGCATTTATCTTTATATGCAAAGAACCTATGCGTTACAAATATCCAGTAGCCAATTAAAGTTATTTAAAGCATGGGATAAAAGCTATCCAGTTGATACTATTGAGTGCAAGCGAGATCAAGCTATTGCAAATGTACAAGGTAATCACAATCATTTTGTACAAACTCAGTGTCAGCAACTAATCTCAGCATCGAACATCGCAGAATAA
- the rsmE gene encoding 16S rRNA (uracil(1498)-N(3))-methyltransferase, whose amino-acid sequence MRVPRIYQASSLAIDETVSLHEEAAGHVGRVLRMAAGEQVCLFNGDGNNYLAEILSASKKNVAVKVLSCESNDSESPLHLHLGQVISRGDRMDFTIQKSVELGVNTITPLFSERCGVKLSGERLEKKIQQWQKIVVSACEQSGRSVVPVIRPAMQLSDWCAEETSSLKINLHPRASHGVNGLCLPNNRVRLVIGPEGGLSATEITMTETHKFTDVLLGPRVLRTETAALTTITALQLKFGDIG is encoded by the coding sequence ATGAGAGTTCCAAGAATTTACCAAGCCTCTTCGTTGGCTATTGATGAAACAGTGTCACTACACGAGGAAGCTGCAGGTCATGTCGGCCGCGTCCTGCGAATGGCTGCAGGAGAGCAAGTCTGTTTATTTAATGGCGATGGTAATAATTATCTGGCTGAAATTCTCAGTGCCAGTAAGAAAAACGTCGCGGTAAAGGTCTTATCTTGTGAAAGCAACGACAGCGAGTCGCCACTGCATCTACATCTAGGTCAAGTGATCTCCCGCGGCGACAGAATGGACTTTACCATTCAAAAGTCTGTCGAGCTGGGTGTTAACACCATTACACCGCTTTTCTCTGAGCGCTGTGGAGTCAAATTAAGCGGTGAGCGATTAGAGAAAAAGATCCAGCAGTGGCAAAAAATAGTCGTTAGCGCCTGTGAGCAATCTGGCCGCAGTGTGGTGCCGGTTATTCGCCCCGCCATGCAACTGAGTGACTGGTGTGCAGAAGAGACAAGCTCGCTGAAGATCAACTTGCACCCTAGAGCCTCACACGGGGTTAACGGGCTCTGTTTACCTAACAATCGTGTACGTTTGGTTATTGGGCCTGAAGGTGGTTTATCTGCAACTGAAATCACCATGACCGAAACCCATAAATTTACCGATGTACTGCTTGGCCCAAGAGTACTGCGCACCGAAACCGCGGCGCTGACCACTATTACCGCTCTGCAGCTCAAATTTGGTGATATTGGTTAA
- the gshB gene encoding glutathione synthase, translating into MIKLGIVMDPISDINIKKDSSFAMLMAAQSRGYQLFYMEMNDLAMVNGQAMATMRALTVKQDPLDWYQLEAAVDTPLADLDVILMRKDPPFDTEFVYSTYMLERAEEQGVLIVNKPQSLRDANEKLFTAWFSEFTPETVVTRDEQRIRAFHKEKGDIILKPLDGMGGSSIFRVKKDDPNLGVIIETLTNEGQQYAMAQAFIPDITSGDKRILVVDGEPVPYSLARIPQKGETRGNLAAGGRGVAQPLSESDWHIARTIGPELKKRGLIFVGLDVIGDKLTEINVTSPTCIKEIEAAFDVDISGMLMDAIEARINK; encoded by the coding sequence ATGATAAAACTCGGTATCGTGATGGATCCCATCAGCGACATTAATATTAAGAAAGATTCAAGCTTTGCCATGTTAATGGCTGCCCAATCTCGCGGTTACCAACTGTTTTACATGGAGATGAATGATCTAGCCATGGTTAATGGCCAAGCGATGGCGACCATGCGTGCATTAACAGTCAAACAAGATCCACTCGATTGGTATCAACTTGAAGCTGCGGTCGACACGCCGCTGGCCGATCTAGACGTTATTTTAATGCGCAAAGATCCCCCATTCGACACAGAATTTGTTTACTCAACTTACATGCTCGAGCGAGCCGAAGAGCAAGGCGTGTTAATTGTTAACAAACCGCAAAGCCTACGCGATGCTAATGAGAAACTGTTTACCGCTTGGTTCTCAGAGTTTACTCCAGAGACTGTGGTTACCCGTGATGAGCAACGTATTCGAGCTTTCCATAAAGAGAAGGGGGATATCATTCTTAAGCCATTAGATGGTATGGGTGGCAGCTCTATCTTCAGAGTCAAAAAAGACGACCCAAATCTTGGAGTGATTATCGAAACCTTAACCAATGAAGGTCAACAATACGCTATGGCGCAGGCCTTTATTCCGGATATTACCTCAGGTGATAAACGTATCTTGGTTGTCGATGGCGAACCAGTGCCATACTCCTTAGCGCGAATTCCGCAAAAAGGTGAGACTCGCGGTAACTTAGCCGCCGGTGGACGTGGTGTTGCTCAACCTCTATCAGAGTCTGATTGGCATATTGCCCGCACGATCGGTCCTGAGCTTAAAAAACGCGGTTTAATTTTTGTTGGACTCGACGTTATTGGTGACAAACTGACAGAGATAAATGTTACCAGCCCAACCTGTATAAAAGAGATTGAAGCTGCTTTTGATGTCGATATTAGCGGCATGTTGATGGATGCTATCGAAGCCAGAATCAACAAATAA
- a CDS encoding alkaline phosphatase — translation MTFRNTFTWVLSALAILPLYATANIDITEAPSRPKNMIIMVGDGMGPAYTSAYRYFQNNPDTEEIEQTVFDRLLVGMASTYPAKESGYVTDSAASATALATGFKSYNGAISVDTNKRPLTTIMQMAKSRGMSTGVAVTSQVNHATPAAFLVHNESRRNYEAIATDMLQSDADVILGGGQKYFSEALLGQFKTKGYQHIDDLAQLESIAKPKVIGLFAEVQLPWVINDVDANTLSRLTQKSLELLSQNDKGFVLLVEGSLIDWAGHNNDIATAMAEMQSFANAMEVVEQYVRQHPDTLLVATADHNTGGLSIGANGEYAWDSELLKGISASPSNISATAIASDEWQTGVSKSLGFELSASELQQLSNARMQGDEALQTALKKLIDVRSNTGWTTSGHTGGDVQVFAVGPAADLFKGNQDNTQIAEKMMTLLPKKD, via the coding sequence ATGACTTTTAGAAACACTTTTACTTGGGTCCTTAGTGCCCTTGCCATATTGCCGCTGTATGCAACAGCCAATATCGATATAACTGAAGCACCATCACGGCCTAAGAATATGATCATCATGGTTGGCGATGGCATGGGGCCAGCTTATACCAGTGCCTATCGATATTTTCAGAACAACCCTGATACCGAAGAGATTGAGCAGACGGTGTTTGATCGTTTATTAGTGGGAATGGCTTCGACTTACCCCGCTAAGGAGAGCGGTTATGTAACTGATTCAGCAGCATCAGCGACCGCACTTGCCACAGGCTTTAAGAGCTACAATGGTGCCATCTCTGTCGATACCAATAAACGCCCATTGACCACTATCATGCAGATGGCAAAATCCCGCGGCATGTCAACGGGTGTGGCTGTTACCTCACAGGTAAACCATGCGACGCCAGCAGCCTTTTTAGTGCATAACGAAAGCCGCCGCAACTATGAAGCGATTGCCACAGACATGCTGCAATCTGATGCCGATGTGATTTTAGGTGGTGGGCAAAAATACTTCTCTGAAGCACTATTAGGCCAGTTCAAAACCAAAGGCTATCAACATATCGATGACTTAGCACAGCTTGAATCCATTGCTAAACCCAAAGTTATAGGGCTATTTGCCGAGGTGCAACTCCCTTGGGTGATAAACGATGTGGACGCCAATACCTTAAGCCGTTTAACCCAAAAGTCTTTAGAGCTACTATCACAAAATGACAAAGGTTTCGTGTTATTAGTCGAAGGCAGTTTGATTGATTGGGCTGGACACAATAATGATATCGCAACCGCCATGGCCGAAATGCAGAGCTTTGCTAACGCAATGGAGGTTGTAGAGCAATATGTTCGCCAACACCCAGATACTTTGTTGGTGGCTACTGCTGATCATAATACTGGTGGGCTTTCTATAGGTGCAAATGGCGAATATGCTTGGGACTCTGAGCTACTAAAAGGGATTAGTGCTAGCCCCTCAAATATTAGTGCAACTGCCATTGCCAGTGACGAGTGGCAAACTGGGGTTAGTAAAAGCCTTGGTTTCGAGTTGAGCGCTTCAGAGTTGCAACAATTAAGCAATGCACGTATGCAGGGCGATGAAGCTCTACAAACTGCACTTAAGAAACTGATTGATGTCCGCAGTAATACTGGTTGGACGACAAGTGGCCACACTGGTGGCGATGTGCAAGTATTTGCCGTAGGGCCTGCAGCAGATTTGTTTAAAGGCAATCAAGACAACACCCAAATAGCTGAAAAAATGATGACTCTGCTACCGAAAAAAGACTAG
- a CDS encoding methyltransferase yields MLTNASQVLLRNSDLFKDHSVLVLNYEGDTLPKALLESASSVSALALDFHHHLIMQPYAAKNLQLYFGHQLPTQECFDSVIVYFPKAKALAPYLFNLAGKHLKPQGQLIVVGENKGGIKSLPKQLPDYFDKAFKADNARHCIVFTSELNREAPEIKLQDWYSEYQLQTPQGEITICNMVGVFSEKKLDEGTKLLLENLPKMQGNVLDFGCGAGVIAAALLTAQPKLTLDCVDINAMALTSCDLTMQANGLSANIFASDGMAQTSGHYDGIISNPPFHDGLASTTNIATDFVKAASANLMRGGLFHIVANRHLPYSDCIAENFGEVNVSAENNRYKIYSNIKR; encoded by the coding sequence ATGCTAACCAATGCTTCGCAAGTCCTTCTTAGAAATAGTGATTTATTCAAAGACCACTCTGTATTAGTACTCAACTATGAAGGTGATACGCTACCCAAAGCGCTATTAGAGAGTGCGTCGAGCGTAAGTGCTTTAGCACTGGATTTTCATCACCACCTTATAATGCAGCCCTATGCAGCAAAAAATCTGCAATTGTATTTTGGTCATCAACTGCCTACCCAAGAGTGCTTTGATAGTGTCATCGTTTATTTTCCAAAAGCGAAAGCGCTCGCTCCTTACCTGTTTAATCTAGCAGGCAAGCACCTAAAGCCCCAAGGCCAGCTCATTGTGGTTGGTGAGAATAAGGGAGGTATTAAGTCATTGCCTAAACAGCTCCCCGATTACTTCGACAAAGCATTTAAAGCAGATAATGCCCGTCACTGTATCGTATTTACCAGTGAGTTAAACCGGGAAGCACCTGAGATAAAGCTGCAAGACTGGTACAGCGAGTATCAACTGCAAACCCCACAAGGGGAGATCACCATTTGTAATATGGTCGGTGTATTTAGCGAGAAGAAACTCGATGAAGGCACTAAACTGTTACTCGAAAACCTACCCAAGATGCAGGGTAACGTGCTTGATTTTGGTTGTGGTGCAGGTGTTATTGCGGCAGCATTATTAACAGCACAACCTAAGCTTACTCTTGATTGTGTCGACATTAATGCGATGGCGCTGACATCTTGTGATTTAACAATGCAAGCCAATGGGCTGAGCGCCAACATTTTTGCATCCGATGGTATGGCACAAACAAGCGGCCACTACGATGGCATAATCTCTAACCCACCGTTCCACGATGGTTTGGCCAGTACGACTAATATCGCTACCGATTTTGTAAAAGCGGCAAGTGCTAATCTAATGCGAGGTGGACTGTTCCATATCGTTGCTAACCGCCACCTACCCTACTCCGATTGCATTGCTGAAAATTTCGGCGAAGTAAACGTCAGTGCCGAGAATAACCGCTACAAAATATACTCCAATATAAAACGCTAA
- a CDS encoding DUF342 domain-containing protein: MLHPELIELDTDGIKAVLTLIPNTHGPLTDKDIVELLAFPDFSSLYPLKEIISKAVAQINQLSGTDDGQFEQRFEIAERRDASISFEISDDKMQASMTLTAAYGGQTITLKDILQSLKSQHIKLGLSKPKIELALRQLTNLLPGDECCNIIANGRSPIHGKSASIERKVMLARERLLQPQENSDGSVDMRNLGSVIMVKPGNALILKHPATAGVDGYTVYGDKLLAKPGKDIKLVAGEGTEFCANNPNLLVASVAGQPVETKNGMQVDDVLQIKDVNVGYGHVDFKGSVLITGDVGEGMIVKSSGDITVMGFVDSATLIAQGDVTVSKGVIGRQLKDNALSTTLKAQGQISAQFVQYSNLEATGNILVTKQLLHSYAKTNQQLIVCDASGRRGDLVGGKVEADKGVKVVAIGATAGTKTEIFCAMHISTHKHNLVQLKESITSMRVAVKNIEGQLGNLPPKTQWQDDEMMVEQVKGMLEEKRRINSVMQEEQAEFETTKQEVEGYYKNYRIDALKHVFANIEIHIGGAFNRTQREHGPCCITNCNQEINYDYSIKK, translated from the coding sequence ATGTTGCATCCGGAGCTTATAGAGTTAGACACTGACGGTATAAAAGCCGTGCTAACACTCATCCCCAATACCCACGGCCCTTTAACTGATAAGGACATTGTGGAACTATTGGCGTTTCCTGACTTTAGCTCCCTATATCCACTCAAGGAGATCATCAGTAAAGCTGTGGCTCAAATAAACCAGTTATCAGGAACTGATGATGGCCAATTTGAGCAACGCTTTGAGATAGCAGAACGTCGTGATGCAAGTATCAGCTTTGAGATCTCCGATGACAAAATGCAAGCATCAATGACATTAACCGCAGCCTACGGCGGCCAAACCATTACCTTAAAAGACATACTTCAAAGCCTAAAGTCTCAACATATCAAGCTTGGCCTAAGTAAACCCAAAATAGAGTTAGCGTTAAGGCAGTTGACCAATCTATTACCTGGCGATGAATGTTGTAATATCATCGCTAATGGGCGCTCCCCCATCCATGGGAAATCAGCCAGCATAGAACGAAAGGTCATGTTGGCTCGAGAGCGCTTACTCCAGCCTCAAGAAAATAGTGACGGCAGCGTCGATATGCGTAACCTTGGCTCAGTCATCATGGTCAAACCTGGCAATGCGCTTATTTTGAAACATCCCGCAACTGCAGGAGTCGATGGCTACACCGTTTATGGTGACAAACTGCTCGCTAAGCCGGGGAAAGACATAAAGCTGGTTGCTGGTGAGGGCACTGAATTTTGCGCCAATAACCCTAACCTGCTCGTCGCTAGTGTTGCGGGCCAACCAGTAGAAACCAAAAACGGCATGCAAGTTGATGACGTACTGCAAATAAAAGATGTCAACGTCGGCTATGGTCATGTCGACTTTAAGGGTAGCGTGTTAATTACCGGTGACGTTGGCGAAGGCATGATTGTTAAAAGCAGCGGTGATATCACTGTTATGGGATTTGTCGACTCAGCCACCTTAATTGCCCAAGGCGATGTTACCGTTAGTAAGGGAGTGATTGGGCGCCAACTAAAAGACAATGCACTTTCTACGACACTAAAAGCTCAAGGCCAAATAAGTGCACAATTTGTGCAGTACTCTAATCTGGAAGCCACTGGTAATATTCTGGTAACCAAACAGCTCTTGCATAGTTATGCCAAAACGAATCAACAGCTAATAGTTTGCGATGCGAGCGGTCGCCGCGGCGATTTAGTCGGTGGCAAAGTCGAAGCCGATAAAGGGGTGAAAGTTGTTGCCATTGGCGCTACTGCTGGAACCAAAACTGAAATATTCTGCGCCATGCATATTAGTACACATAAACATAATCTAGTCCAGCTTAAAGAGAGCATTACCTCAATGAGGGTGGCAGTAAAAAATATTGAAGGACAACTAGGTAACCTGCCCCCTAAAACACAATGGCAAGATGATGAAATGATGGTCGAGCAAGTCAAAGGAATGCTGGAAGAGAAGCGTCGAATCAATAGCGTGATGCAAGAAGAGCAGGCAGAGTTTGAAACGACTAAGCAAGAAGTTGAAGGCTACTACAAGAACTACCGCATTGATGCATTAAAACATGTTTTCGCCAATATCGAGATCCATATTGGTGGCGCGTTTAATCGAACTCAGAGAGAGCATGGCCCCTGCTGTATTACCAACTGTAATCAAGAGATCAACTACGATTACAGTATTAAAAAATAA
- a CDS encoding site-2 protease family protein, translating to MELLKIDCLGKPLRLEGSLAGWQQLFWGDTLVSVIQASADNEGLKSHSFELNTAAPTAIDSQDAVLQQRTTKITLETDLRWQPFAIDYRLLQDENVIASGKRNTKDIEQQVPTVAIAEKKQFSIIGLASLGFKLLKSAKVIKVVLAGASVAAYSWLFSFQFALALIACLVFHEYGHIRAMKHFGMKTKGIYLIPFMGGLALSDEKINTRWQDVVISIMGPTFGLFMSIAALIAYWVTGNIFFAGLAAFNALLNLFNLLPILPLDGGHILKSISFSMNSVMGLVACIAGAAVGVYISYSLGLALLGFLLLIGSAEIVFEWKTRHQSHLLPLDRYGQIFSAVWYFLTVGCLIGIIWYFAGSGDDMLALPLEILKS from the coding sequence GTGGAACTATTGAAAATTGACTGCCTTGGTAAGCCGCTTCGCTTAGAAGGCTCATTGGCAGGATGGCAACAACTCTTTTGGGGCGATACCTTAGTCTCAGTTATCCAAGCAAGCGCTGACAATGAAGGTTTAAAAAGCCATAGCTTTGAGCTCAATACAGCAGCCCCAACCGCAATCGACTCCCAAGATGCGGTTCTTCAACAGCGAACCACAAAGATCACTTTAGAGACCGACTTACGTTGGCAGCCTTTTGCCATCGATTACCGCCTGCTGCAAGATGAAAACGTCATAGCTAGCGGCAAGCGCAACACTAAAGATATTGAGCAACAAGTCCCTACTGTTGCAATTGCAGAAAAAAAGCAATTTAGCATAATCGGCCTTGCATCTCTGGGCTTCAAGCTATTAAAAAGCGCCAAGGTGATTAAAGTCGTTTTAGCAGGAGCCAGTGTTGCCGCCTACTCCTGGTTGTTTTCATTTCAGTTTGCTCTCGCGCTTATCGCCTGTTTAGTATTCCATGAATATGGCCATATCCGGGCAATGAAGCATTTTGGCATGAAGACCAAAGGAATATATCTCATCCCTTTTATGGGCGGCTTAGCCTTAAGTGACGAGAAAATAAACACCCGCTGGCAAGATGTAGTGATCTCAATAATGGGGCCTACTTTTGGCTTATTTATGTCTATTGCAGCACTCATCGCTTATTGGGTTACCGGCAATATCTTCTTTGCTGGATTAGCGGCCTTTAATGCATTGCTGAATCTGTTTAACCTGTTGCCGATTCTTCCGCTCGATGGTGGCCATATTCTGAAAAGCATCAGCTTTTCAATGAACAGTGTTATGGGGCTCGTCGCCTGTATTGCAGGTGCAGCAGTTGGCGTCTACATCAGCTATAGCCTAGGCTTGGCACTATTAGGCTTCCTGCTACTTATCGGTAGTGCCGAGATAGTCTTTGAATGGAAAACACGCCACCAGAGCCACTTACTGCCACTGGATCGCTACGGTCAGATCTTCTCAGCGGTATGGTATTTTCTTACTGTAGGCTGTTTGATTGGTATTATCTGGTATTTCGCCGGCAGCGGCGACGATATGTTAGCGCTGCCGTTAGAGATCTTAAAAAGCTAA